The proteins below come from a single Tissierella sp. MB52-C2 genomic window:
- the rnr gene encoding ribonuclease R, whose amino-acid sequence MSIREIIIELMEDKKYKPMLREELAVHFDIGRRELEDFYGILGGLEKEGVIIKAKNERYGLIDNDYLVAGTLEGHERGFGFVVSKDKTRQDIFIPAENMNGAMHGDRVIANITKRQEGERREEGEVIRILERGNKTIVGTFEDNKNFGFVIPDDHKIGYDIFIPKAKTMKAKTKQKVVIEITQWPEPRRNPEGKVVEILGYLDEKGTDILSIIRHFNLPEEFPNKVQEIAERIPQEVDPKEAEKRTDLRHLNTFTIDGIDAKDIDDAVSIEKKDNGNYYLGVHIADVSHYVKERAILDKEALQRGNSVYLIDRVIPMLPKELSNGICSLNPNVDRLTLSVMMEIDKKGKVVDHEIVEGLINSKQRLVYDDVSDFLENDDEEAKEKLANVADDLKLMEELCHILYEKRERRGSIDFEFPETKIILDEKGIPVEIKKEDRRIANRLIEEFMLVCNETVAERFFWSQIPFLYRTHEEPSPEKMATFSKLIHNFGYTLKGQNEVHPKELQLLTKEVRGKTEETLINTLMLRSLKKAVYSNEPGIHFGLAAQYYSHFTAPIRRYPDLVIHRIIKSYLNGKMNHQVQQKLEVTLPEIAEHTSMTERRAEEAEREVEDMKKAQYMTKYIGEEFEGIVSSLTSFGMFVQLENTIEGLVHFSNMLDDYYHFDEEKYHIIGERTNRIYRLGDIVRIRVIDANVMTRNIDFELI is encoded by the coding sequence ATGAGCATTAGAGAAATAATCATTGAATTAATGGAAGATAAGAAATATAAGCCTATGTTAAGAGAAGAACTTGCAGTTCATTTTGATATAGGCCGTAGAGAATTAGAAGACTTTTATGGTATATTAGGAGGATTAGAAAAAGAAGGAGTCATTATAAAGGCTAAAAATGAAAGATATGGACTAATAGATAATGACTATTTAGTAGCTGGAACTTTAGAAGGGCATGAAAGAGGATTTGGTTTTGTTGTATCTAAAGACAAGACAAGACAAGATATATTTATCCCTGCGGAAAATATGAATGGAGCCATGCATGGAGATAGAGTAATCGCTAATATTACAAAAAGACAAGAGGGCGAACGTAGAGAAGAAGGAGAAGTCATTAGGATATTAGAAAGGGGAAATAAAACTATTGTAGGAACCTTTGAGGACAATAAAAACTTTGGATTTGTCATACCTGATGATCATAAAATTGGATATGATATATTTATTCCAAAGGCTAAAACTATGAAAGCTAAGACTAAGCAAAAAGTAGTTATAGAGATAACTCAATGGCCAGAGCCTAGAAGAAATCCAGAAGGTAAAGTAGTGGAAATCCTTGGATACTTAGATGAGAAAGGTACAGATATTTTATCTATTATTAGACATTTTAACTTACCAGAGGAGTTTCCAAATAAAGTACAGGAAATTGCAGAAAGAATTCCTCAAGAAGTAGATCCTAAAGAGGCAGAAAAAAGAACAGATTTAAGGCATTTAAACACCTTTACTATAGATGGAATAGATGCAAAGGATATAGACGATGCTGTATCTATTGAAAAGAAAGATAATGGAAACTACTATCTTGGTGTTCATATTGCAGATGTATCTCACTATGTTAAGGAAAGAGCAATTCTAGATAAAGAAGCATTACAAAGAGGAAATTCAGTATATCTAATAGATAGAGTAATACCAATGCTTCCTAAGGAATTATCTAATGGAATATGTTCTTTGAATCCTAATGTAGATAGACTAACTTTATCTGTGATGATGGAAATCGATAAAAAAGGTAAGGTAGTTGACCATGAAATAGTTGAAGGTTTAATTAATAGTAAACAAAGACTAGTATATGATGATGTTTCTGATTTCCTAGAAAATGATGATGAAGAAGCTAAGGAAAAATTGGCTAATGTGGCAGATGATTTAAAATTAATGGAAGAATTATGCCATATCCTATATGAAAAAAGAGAAAGAAGAGGAAGTATAGACTTTGAGTTTCCAGAAACAAAAATAATACTAGATGAAAAAGGTATACCAGTAGAAATAAAGAAAGAAGATAGAAGAATAGCAAATAGATTAATAGAAGAATTCATGTTAGTATGTAATGAGACTGTAGCAGAAAGATTTTTCTGGTCTCAAATTCCATTTTTATATAGAACCCATGAGGAGCCTTCTCCTGAGAAGATGGCTACATTTAGTAAGCTGATACACAATTTTGGATATACTTTAAAGGGACAAAATGAAGTTCATCCTAAGGAGCTTCAGTTATTGACTAAAGAAGTAAGAGGAAAGACGGAGGAAACATTAATAAATACACTTATGCTGCGTTCTCTTAAAAAGGCAGTATATAGCAATGAGCCAGGAATTCACTTTGGTCTTGCAGCACAATATTATTCTCATTTTACGGCACCAATTAGAAGATATCCAGACCTTGTAATACACAGAATAATAAAATCATATTTGAATGGCAAAATGAACCATCAAGTTCAGCAAAAGCTTGAAGTAACTTTACCTGAAATAGCAGAACATACATCTATGACAGAAAGACGTGCAGAAGAAGCTGAAAGAGAAGTTGAAGATATGAAAAAAGCTCAATATATGACAAAATATATTGGGGAAGAGTTTGAAGGTATAGTATCTTCTTTGACTAGCTTTGGAATGTTTGTACAATTGGAAAATACCATTGAAGGCCTAGTACATTTTAGCAATATGTTAGATGACTATTATCATTTTGATGAGGAAAAATATCATATAATTGGTGAGAGAACAAATAGAATTTATAGATTAGGAGATATAGTTAGAATAAGAGTAATAGATGCTAATGTAATGACTAGGAATATTGACTTCGAACTAATATAG
- the smpB gene encoding SsrA-binding protein SmpB gives MKKKGTNVVATNRKARYEYFIEDTIETGLVLTGTEVKSIRQGKLNIKDSYASIEKGEVFINNLHISPYEQGNIYNVDPLRKRKLLLHKREIRKLMVAITQQGYTLVPLSVYIKDGLVKVELATAKGKKLYDKRDDIAKKDAERRMQQHLSEKYR, from the coding sequence ATGAAGAAAAAAGGAACTAATGTAGTTGCAACCAATCGAAAGGCAAGATATGAGTATTTTATAGAGGATACTATAGAAACAGGATTGGTGCTGACTGGAACAGAAGTCAAATCCATAAGACAAGGAAAATTAAATATAAAAGATAGTTATGCATCTATAGAAAAGGGAGAAGTATTTATAAATAATCTCCATATTAGTCCCTATGAACAGGGAAATATATATAATGTGGATCCCCTTAGAAAAAGAAAACTATTGCTTCATAAGAGGGAGATAAGGAAGCTTATGGTTGCCATAACACAACAAGGCTATACCTTAGTTCCCTTATCTGTGTATATAAAAGATGGGCTAGTGAAAGTAGAACTAGCAACTGCAAAGGGAAAGAAACTATATGATAAGAGAGATGATATAGCGAAGAAGGACGCAGAAAGAAGAATGCAGCAGCATCTATCTGAAAAATATAGATAA
- a CDS encoding LAGLIDADG family homing endonuclease, with product MTNTEKAYIAGIIDGEGSIMLTRFHKNQYHSPCVSISSTDVELLEWIKNTIKSGKITTKKNYDKEKHKNSYTYTIIYDEAIELLQDIEPYLVIKKKKARAKHIISKYKEVTIRNGRYNDAQRLAKEQFYTDFMAL from the coding sequence ATGACTAATACTGAGAAAGCTTATATAGCTGGTATCATAGATGGAGAAGGAAGTATTATGCTTACTAGATTTCATAAAAATCAATATCATTCTCCATGTGTTTCAATTTCTTCTACTGACGTAGAGCTATTAGAATGGATTAAAAATACTATAAAATCTGGTAAAATTACTACTAAAAAAAATTATGATAAAGAAAAACATAAGAATTCTTATACATATACGATAATATATGACGAAGCCATAGAATTACTTCAAGACATTGAGCCTTATTTAGTAATAAAGAAGAAAAAAGCTAGAGCCAAGCATATTATTTCTAAGTACAAAGAAGTTACTATAAGAAATGGTAGGTATAACGATGCTCAAAGATTAGCTAAGGAACAATTCTATACTGATTTCATGGCATTATAA
- a CDS encoding GNAT family N-acetyltransferase produces MDNLIIRECTYEDLDKIISLQQQWEIEDITHGFVPADKSYLEEKVGKYFYIAKLNSEIVGFVYGTVHNAENIGIFNEGEAYVEVDDIYISQNNRGTGLGNILLEKILNTAKENGIERSLIYSSTKDMDSIIRFYKKHEYKTWCIRMYK; encoded by the coding sequence ATGGATAATTTGATTATTAGAGAATGTACCTATGAGGATTTAGATAAGATTATATCTTTACAGCAACAATGGGAGATAGAAGATATAACTCATGGATTTGTTCCAGCTGATAAAAGTTATTTAGAGGAAAAAGTCGGTAAATACTTTTATATTGCTAAATTAAATAGTGAGATTGTTGGTTTTGTATATGGAACAGTACATAATGCAGAAAATATAGGTATATTTAATGAGGGAGAAGCTTATGTTGAAGTAGACGATATTTATATATCACAAAATAATAGAGGTACAGGTTTAGGAAATATTTTGTTAGAAAAAATATTAAATACGGCAAAAGAAAATGGAATTGAAAGATCATTAATTTATTCCTCAACAAAAGATATGGATAGTATCATTAGATTTTATAAAAAACATGAATACAAAACATGGTGTATCCGAATGTATAAGTAA
- a CDS encoding GNAT family N-acetyltransferase codes for MYERLSGNIKKYNLFDGYTIERVTGKEFSIYFAVYEIFDTNIWFRQSFDDYCSVIEDCDICFWIKKDGNRIGGVLLEPNYMNCLILEPPYSNEYDIIIGKLRNILLCWSDKSKPIIVGCVKTNEVKYYQRAGFKMGESRRCMIRPTEEFEIIWSDEYKIVSARKENKNEISELLAEAFATGIEGKSKSEIESQIQYYFDENPENSLVNKASTLIYETKTNQLIGACLISIWEKWPNVYDIAVKPSFQKKGLAINMIKRALTILKEQYPVVRLFVTLGNNAEMLYHKMGFLSGVETTEMILS; via the coding sequence ATGTATGAAAGATTGTCAGGGAATATTAAAAAATATAATCTGTTTGATGGATACACTATTGAAAGGGTAACTGGAAAGGAATTCTCTATATATTTTGCTGTATATGAAATATTTGATACAAATATTTGGTTTAGACAGAGCTTTGATGATTATTGTTCAGTTATAGAAGACTGTGATATTTGTTTTTGGATTAAAAAAGATGGTAATAGAATTGGTGGTGTTTTGCTGGAACCTAATTATATGAATTGCTTAATTTTAGAACCACCATATAGTAATGAATATGATATTATAATTGGCAAGTTAAGAAACATATTGTTATGTTGGTCAGATAAAAGTAAACCAATTATTGTAGGTTGTGTTAAAACAAATGAAGTTAAATATTACCAGAGAGCTGGATTTAAAATGGGGGAATCTAGGAGATGTATGATTAGACCTACTGAAGAATTTGAAATAATTTGGAGTGATGAATATAAAATTGTTTCAGCTAGAAAAGAAAATAAAAATGAAATAAGTGAACTTTTGGCAGAAGCTTTTGCCACTGGGATTGAAGGCAAAAGCAAGTCAGAGATTGAGAGCCAAATACAATATTATTTTGATGAGAATCCAGAAAATAGTTTGGTAAACAAGGCATCTACATTAATTTATGAAACAAAAACGAATCAACTCATAGGAGCATGTTTAATATCTATTTGGGAAAAATGGCCTAATGTGTATGATATAGCAGTAAAGCCATCATTCCAAAAAAAGGGATTAGCAATAAATATGATAAAAAGGGCATTAACCATATTAAAAGAGCAGTATCCAGTAGTTAGGTTGTTTGTAACCTTAGGTAATAATGCAGAAATGCTTTATCATAAAATGGGTTTTCTATCAGGTGTAGAAACAACAGAAATGATTTTATCATAA
- a CDS encoding amidohydrolase family protein, producing the protein MIKDGKIVKIGKPWKTRAPKNSMVIDGKSKYLVPGLTDMHVHWLQGDDELILYLANGITTIRDMFGNYGKLGRRERIEEGEILGPRLYISTPLIDGEQPIWSGSLVVTNPEDVEPLIANSKKMGYDFIKVYEKLTMDVYDSIVKAAKKENIPVVGHAPSLVGIEKVIKSGQKSIEHLSRYYDSDELYDMTIENNLWNCPTIVVYSNFNRSLAEEKIEGLEYIHPLIIRTWEGGMNMGSSMIEISGLKHIAKRLHDKGGKILLGTDTNNPFIVPGFSIHDEIYNFVDIGLTPYEALRTGTYNAAEFLNILDESGTVETGKNADLVLLDGNPLEDITNMKKIEGVMIRGKWISKSEIDEMLKTIVESVE; encoded by the coding sequence GTGATTAAAGATGGAAAGATAGTTAAGATAGGTAAACCATGGAAAACGAGAGCACCTAAAAATTCAATGGTTATTGATGGTAAAAGTAAATATCTTGTACCAGGCTTAACGGATATGCATGTTCATTGGTTGCAAGGGGATGATGAGCTTATACTATATTTGGCCAATGGGATTACAACTATAAGAGATATGTTTGGTAATTACGGTAAATTAGGGCGTAGGGAGCGAATTGAAGAGGGAGAGATTTTAGGGCCACGTCTGTATATATCTACTCCCTTAATAGATGGAGAGCAGCCAATATGGTCAGGATCATTGGTTGTAACAAATCCTGAAGATGTGGAACCATTGATTGCTAATTCTAAGAAAATGGGTTATGATTTTATTAAAGTATATGAGAAATTAACAATGGATGTTTATGATTCAATTGTTAAGGCAGCTAAAAAAGAAAATATTCCTGTAGTAGGGCATGCCCCTTCATTGGTAGGTATAGAAAAAGTGATAAAATCTGGGCAGAAATCTATAGAGCATTTAAGCAGGTATTATGACAGTGATGAATTGTATGATATGACTATAGAAAACAATTTATGGAATTGCCCTACAATAGTTGTCTATTCAAATTTTAATAGGTCTTTGGCTGAGGAAAAAATAGAGGGACTTGAATATATTCATCCATTGATAATTAGGACCTGGGAAGGAGGGATGAATATGGGGTCTTCTATGATAGAAATTAGTGGACTTAAACATATAGCTAAAAGATTACATGATAAGGGAGGTAAGATTTTACTGGGAACAGATACAAATAATCCTTTTATAGTACCTGGATTTTCAATCCATGATGAGATATACAATTTTGTAGACATAGGGCTTACTCCTTATGAAGCCTTAAGAACAGGAACTTATAATGCGGCAGAATTCTTAAATATATTAGATGAATCTGGTACTGTTGAAACAGGTAAAAATGCTGATTTAGTTTTGTTAGATGGAAATCCTTTAGAAGATATAACTAATATGAAAAAGATAGAAGGAGTCATGATAAGAGGAAAATGGATTAGTAAAAGTGAAATAGATGAAATGCTTAAAACTATAGTCGAGAGTGTGGAGTAG
- a CDS encoding type II toxin-antitoxin system prevent-host-death family antitoxin — protein MINIKPISDLRNYTEVLNEVKEDSPVYLTRNGRGEYAIITISELSKLKASIRLLANLEEGQKYARDKGWLSAEEVEARLGL, from the coding sequence ATGATAAATATTAAACCAATATCAGATTTAAGAAATTATACTGAAGTACTCAATGAAGTAAAAGAAGACAGTCCAGTTTATTTAACTAGAAATGGACGAGGTGAATATGCAATAATAACAATTAGTGAATTGTCTAAACTAAAAGCATCCATAAGATTACTTGCAAATCTGGAAGAAGGGCAGAAATATGCTAGAGACAAAGGATGGCTTTCAGCAGAGGAAGTTGAAGCTAGATTAGGATTATAA
- a CDS encoding type II toxin-antitoxin system RelE/ParE family toxin, with amino-acid sequence MLKVEYSPLVLEDLERISGYITENWGKNVANRILKKIISDIRRLEQYPLSGVSLDKIIDVRTEYRYLFSEKNYIFYYLEYDKIRIVRVLNEKQDYIHHLFGVSSELDEEYGE; translated from the coding sequence ATGCTAAAAGTGGAATATTCACCGTTAGTATTGGAAGATTTGGAACGTATTAGTGGATATATTACAGAAAATTGGGGAAAGAATGTTGCTAATAGAATTTTAAAAAAGATAATATCTGATATAAGACGGTTGGAACAATATCCTTTATCAGGAGTCAGTCTGGATAAGATTATTGATGTGAGAACAGAGTATCGATATTTGTTTTCAGAGAAAAATTATATTTTTTATTACTTGGAATATGATAAAATTCGAATTGTACGAGTATTAAATGAAAAGCAGGATTATATACATCATTTGTTTGGAGTTAGTTCAGAACTTGATGAAGAATATGGAGAGTAG
- the argS gene encoding arginine--tRNA ligase: MEKLIKILSGIVEDAFEQCGYERNFGNVTISNRPDLCQFQCNGALPASKKYKKSPIQIANEILEILKNTNVFKDVSSAGPGFININIKDDFLVDYLNDMSKDKKYGCFDAAKPMTIIVDYGGANIAKPLHVGHLRAAIIGEAIKRISRFLGHNVIGDVHLGDWGLQIGMVISELRRRMPGLPYFVKDYKGEYPEEAPFTIDELEEIYPAASSLAKSNIEAMEEARKVTFELQSGRKGYIALWKHILNVSVEDLKKNYSALNVEFDLWMGESDSQKYIDEMGNYLKENNYTYESKGALVIDVAKETDTYTIPPIIILKSDGAILYSTTDLATIWQRVKDYNPDQIIYVVDKRQGLHFEQVFRCAKKTRIVNENLSFDFIGFGTMNGKDGKPFKTREGGVMRLQDLIRIIQDNVVSKLDDNKGFSESEIYNIARKVGLSALKYGDLSNQVTKDYIFDMEKFSSFEGNTGPYILYTTVRIKSILRKVNEEKMHNADMIHEPYSESERDLMLKLSKFNEAIELSFLEKAPNKLCEYIYDLSNLFNKFYHENKIISEKNIEKKNSWLSLITLTKNILETSLDLLGIEVPDRM, translated from the coding sequence ATGGAAAAATTAATTAAAATATTAAGTGGGATAGTTGAAGATGCTTTTGAGCAATGTGGATATGAAAGAAATTTTGGTAATGTTACTATATCCAATCGTCCTGATTTATGTCAATTTCAATGTAATGGAGCTCTACCTGCGTCTAAGAAGTATAAGAAGTCACCTATACAAATTGCTAATGAGATATTAGAAATATTGAAAAATACTAATGTTTTTAAAGATGTTTCTTCTGCTGGACCTGGATTTATAAACATAAATATAAAGGATGACTTTTTAGTCGATTACCTAAATGATATGAGTAAAGATAAGAAATATGGTTGTTTTGATGCAGCAAAGCCTATGACGATTATAGTAGATTATGGCGGAGCAAATATTGCGAAACCTCTTCATGTTGGTCATCTTAGAGCTGCAATTATTGGTGAAGCAATAAAGAGAATTTCTAGATTTCTAGGACATAATGTCATAGGTGATGTTCATTTAGGTGATTGGGGCTTGCAAATAGGAATGGTAATATCTGAGCTTAGAAGGCGTATGCCCGGGCTGCCTTATTTTGTTAAGGATTATAAAGGTGAATATCCTGAGGAAGCTCCTTTTACAATAGATGAACTTGAAGAAATATATCCAGCAGCAAGCTCCTTAGCAAAAAGCAATATTGAGGCAATGGAAGAAGCTAGAAAAGTTACCTTCGAGTTACAAAGTGGGAGAAAAGGATATATAGCACTTTGGAAGCATATTTTAAATGTTTCTGTAGAGGATTTGAAGAAAAATTATAGTGCTTTAAATGTGGAGTTTGATCTTTGGATGGGTGAAAGCGATAGTCAAAAATATATTGATGAAATGGGAAATTATCTAAAGGAAAACAACTATACCTATGAAAGCAAAGGAGCATTAGTTATAGATGTTGCTAAGGAAACTGATACTTATACGATTCCACCAATAATAATATTAAAATCAGATGGAGCTATATTATATAGTACTACTGACCTTGCTACTATTTGGCAAAGAGTAAAGGATTATAATCCGGATCAGATAATATATGTTGTTGATAAAAGACAGGGACTACATTTTGAACAAGTTTTTAGATGTGCTAAAAAAACAAGAATTGTAAATGAAAATCTATCCTTTGATTTTATCGGTTTTGGAACAATGAATGGTAAAGATGGGAAACCTTTTAAAACTAGAGAAGGTGGTGTTATGAGACTACAAGATTTGATTAGAATAATTCAAGATAATGTAGTAAGTAAACTCGATGACAATAAGGGTTTTAGTGAATCTGAAATATATAATATAGCAAGAAAAGTCGGACTGTCTGCATTAAAATATGGGGATTTATCTAATCAGGTTACTAAAGATTATATATTTGACATGGAAAAATTTTCATCCTTTGAAGGAAATACAGGACCATATATTTTATATACCACTGTAAGAATTAAATCTATTTTGAGAAAAGTTAATGAGGAAAAAATGCATAATGCAGATATGATACATGAACCGTACAGTGAGAGTGAAAGAGATTTAATGCTAAAGCTTTCAAAATTTAATGAGGCGATAGAGTTGAGTTTTTTAGAAAAGGCTCCAAACAAGTTATGTGAATATATTTATGATTTATCTAATCTATTCAACAAATTTTATCATGAGAATAAAATTATAAGCGAGAAAAATATTGAAAAGAAAAACTCTTGGTTAAGTCTTATTACCTTAACAAAAAATATTTTAGAAACTTCTCTTGATTTACTTGGAATAGAAGTGCCTGATAGAATGTAA
- a CDS encoding glycine--tRNA ligase — protein MATEKTMEKIVSLAKSRGFIFPGSEIYGGLANTWDYGPLGVELKNNVKKAWWKKFIQQNPYNVGLDASILMNPKAWEASGHIGSFSDPLMDCKKCRSRFRADKLIEDYMHSQNEETIVDGWSNQQMKSYIDERGITCPECGQKDFTDIRQFNLMFKTFQGVTEDSSTEIFLRPETAQGIFVNFKNVLRSSRKKVPFGIGQIGKSFRNEITPGNFTFRTREFEQMELEFFCKPGEDLEWFNYWKEFCKNWLLNLNLTEENLRIRDHAQEELCHYSKATTDFEYRFPFGWGELWGIADRTDFDLKQHSQYSGEDFTYQDPITNEKYVPYCIEPSVGVDRVALAFLVDAYDEEVVDEKDTRVVLRLHPVLAPFKAAVLPLTKKLKDQALELYEKLSENYMVDYDEAGSIGKRYRRHDEIGTPFCITFDYDSLEDHCVTIRHRDSMEQERILISDLEAYLNEKLKF, from the coding sequence ATGGCAACAGAAAAGACGATGGAAAAAATTGTTTCATTAGCTAAGTCTAGAGGATTTATTTTTCCAGGTTCAGAAATCTATGGAGGACTTGCAAATACATGGGACTATGGTCCACTCGGTGTTGAATTAAAAAATAATGTAAAAAAAGCATGGTGGAAAAAATTTATACAACAAAATCCATATAATGTTGGATTAGATGCATCTATTCTGATGAATCCTAAAGCATGGGAAGCATCTGGTCACATTGGAAGCTTCAGCGATCCTTTAATGGATTGCAAAAAGTGTAGATCACGTTTCAGAGCTGATAAGCTAATCGAAGATTATATGCACAGTCAAAATGAAGAAACTATTGTAGACGGTTGGAGCAATCAGCAAATGAAGTCATATATAGATGAAAGAGGAATTACATGCCCTGAATGTGGTCAAAAGGATTTTACAGATATCCGTCAATTTAATTTAATGTTTAAAACATTCCAAGGAGTAACTGAAGACTCAAGTACAGAAATATTTTTAAGACCAGAAACGGCACAAGGAATCTTTGTAAACTTTAAAAATGTTCTAAGAAGCTCAAGAAAAAAAGTGCCATTTGGAATTGGGCAAATTGGAAAATCCTTTAGAAATGAAATTACCCCTGGTAACTTTACATTTAGAACTAGAGAATTTGAACAGATGGAGCTAGAGTTTTTTTGTAAGCCTGGAGAAGATTTAGAATGGTTTAATTACTGGAAAGAGTTCTGTAAAAACTGGCTATTAAATCTAAATTTAACGGAAGAAAATCTTCGTATAAGAGATCATGCACAGGAAGAGCTATGCCATTATAGTAAGGCAACAACAGACTTTGAATATAGATTCCCATTTGGCTGGGGAGAGCTTTGGGGAATTGCAGATAGAACAGATTTTGATCTAAAGCAACATAGCCAATATTCGGGTGAAGATTTTACATATCAAGATCCTATTACAAATGAAAAATATGTACCATATTGTATAGAACCTTCTGTAGGGGTTGATCGTGTTGCATTAGCATTCCTAGTAGATGCATATGATGAAGAAGTTGTTGATGAAAAAGATACAAGAGTAGTTTTAAGACTACATCCTGTTTTAGCACCTTTTAAAGCAGCGGTACTTCCACTTACTAAAAAATTAAAAGACCAAGCTCTAGAGCTTTATGAAAAATTATCAGAGAATTATATGGTAGATTATGACGAAGCGGGAAGTATAGGAAAACGATATAGAAGGCATGATGAGATTGGAACACCTTTCTGTATAACATTCGACTACGACTCACTAGAGGATCACTGTGTAACTATTAGACACAGAGACAGTATGGAACAAGAAAGAATTCTTATTTCAGATTTAGAAGCATATTTAAATGAAAAGCTAAAGTTTTAA
- a CDS encoding sigma-54 dependent transcriptional regulator — MSKNMSSKSKDDIKKKFFLNTKSPAFAESLRYCEKVANSNANVLLIGESGTGKEVASKYIHACSPRASDNMVAVNCSAFTETLLESELFGYEQGAFTGALKSKKGKFELAHEGTLFLDEIGDTSLLTQVKLLRVIETKKFERIGSNTPMLIDFRLICATNNDLEENILNNTFREDFFYRISTIAIRIPPLRERKEDLVDMVQFFLKQACDENNCEVSYIEPDVNEFLYNYDYPGNIRELKNTIDRLVVLSEDGIIRKDDLPILYAIGKQKSSFSTNKFESIVPLKDFRKDAETKYLQWVLDEVHGNVAEASRRLDISSRQLFNKINEYGLQK, encoded by the coding sequence ATGAGTAAAAATATGAGTAGTAAAAGTAAAGATGATATTAAAAAGAAATTTTTTCTCAATACTAAAAGCCCTGCTTTTGCAGAAAGCTTAAGATACTGTGAAAAGGTTGCTAACTCCAATGCTAATGTTTTATTAATAGGCGAATCTGGTACTGGCAAAGAAGTGGCCTCTAAATATATTCATGCCTGTAGCCCTAGGGCCTCAGATAATATGGTAGCTGTTAATTGCAGCGCTTTTACTGAAACACTTTTAGAATCTGAACTGTTTGGATACGAGCAAGGAGCTTTTACAGGTGCCTTAAAATCTAAAAAAGGTAAATTTGAGCTTGCACATGAGGGAACTCTATTTTTAGATGAAATCGGTGATACTAGCCTACTTACTCAAGTGAAGCTTTTAAGAGTAATAGAAACTAAAAAATTTGAACGAATTGGCTCTAATACACCTATGTTAATAGACTTTAGACTTATTTGTGCGACTAACAATGATTTAGAAGAAAATATTTTAAACAATACTTTTAGGGAAGATTTTTTCTATAGAATTAGTACCATTGCCATTAGAATCCCACCACTTCGAGAACGTAAGGAAGACCTTGTGGATATGGTTCAATTTTTTTTAAAACAAGCTTGTGATGAAAATAATTGTGAAGTATCTTATATTGAACCAGATGTCAACGAATTCTTATATAATTATGATTATCCTGGAAACATTAGGGAGCTTAAAAATACTATTGATAGGCTAGTAGTATTATCTGAAGATGGTATTATAAGGAAAGATGATCTTCCAATTTTATATGCCATTGGTAAACAGAAATCTAGCTTCAGTACAAATAAATTTGAATCCATAGTTCCATTAAAGGACTTTAGGAAAGATGCAGAAACTAAATATTTACAGTGGGTTTTAGATGAAGTCCATGGAAATGTAGCAGAGGCTTCTCGTAGACTTGATATTAGTTCTCGTCAGCTATTTAATAAGATTAATGAATATGGATTGCAAAAATAA